One genomic region from Argentina anserina chromosome 2, drPotAnse1.1, whole genome shotgun sequence encodes:
- the LOC126783974 gene encoding LOW QUALITY PROTEIN: uncharacterized protein LOC126783974 (The sequence of the model RefSeq protein was modified relative to this genomic sequence to represent the inferred CDS: inserted 2 bases in 1 codon; substituted 1 base at 1 genomic stop codon), protein MSKRVIKRPISCREEKSSFWRHHLNEIANLVYPSSAGIRAARLGTQNNMMVRGGHRGGRGNQRRNPRNIENEELRRQVQQLTERLQRFEARSREEDDSDSDDDIENPFHFRAPPEEPGGEGMYDRTGQFDMKVEIPELEGKIKPEEFVDWLNTVERVFDYKEMPDHRKVKLVAVKLTKKCISLGSKFVNEYTEEFDLFMICYGIDEPEEQTIARYLGELRKEIQDVVTLQAYWSYDDVYKLLVKVEKQMKQKANRTVEGFGLGHVQADCPNISFVNYTEETLSWEDSVNDDDTPIYDEYKDDDKGVTWSDKGEALVIRRSMNNSKIENHDWLHHSIFHIRCTASGKVCNVIIDGGSCENVMSQEMVDKLKLKVEKRPTSYKLAWFKKGSEVNVDKCCLISFSIGKSYQDEAWCDVVPMDACHLLLGRPWQYDRKAIHDGYKNTYTFVKDGVKVILGPSRSEAVAKSNAQGKTTFLSMAEFMEEMQMETNVYTLVPLFNDFYDVIPEELPIGLPPMRDTEHQIDFIPGSNLPNKAAYRMSPTEHHELQRQVRELVEKGLIRESMSPCVVSALLNPMKDGTLRMCVDNRAINKITIRYRFPIPRPDDLFDMLSGSKVFSKIDLRNGYHQIRVRPEDEWKTSFKTRDGLYEWLVMPFGLSNAPSTFMRLMVHILQHLIGXSVVVXFDDILVYSLNEEQHIEHLRQVLQVLREQKLYDLKKCEFLTDILVFLGYVVSKEGIKVDPSKVEANRNWPTHVNTHEVRSFHGLASFYKSFISNCSSIITPLTDLLKKGEFDWNKEDAKALS, encoded by the exons ATGTCAAAGAGGGTCATAAAGAGACCTATCAG TTGTAGAGAAGAGAAGAGCAGTTTTTGGAGACATCATTTGAATGAAATAGCAAATCTG GTTTATCCTTCATcagctggtatcagagccgcaAGGCTTGGGACCCAGAACAACATGATGGTTCGTGGTGGACACCGTGGTGGGCGCGGAAATCAGCGACGTAACCCCCGCAACATTGAGAATGAGGAACTCAGGAGGCAAGTCCAGCAACTAACAGAGCGTTTGCAGCGCTTTGAAGCCCGGAGTCGTGAGGAGGACGATTCAGACTCTGACGACGACATCGAAAATCCCTTTCACTTTCGTGCTCCGCCCGAAGAACCAGGTGGTGAGGGCATGTATGATCGTACTGGTCAATTTGATATGAAGGTGGAGATTCCCGAACTTGAAGGGAAGATCAAACCAGAGGAGTTTGTCGATTGGCTTAATACTGTGGAAAGAGTCTTTGACTACAAAGAGATGCCAGACCACCGGAAAGTGAAGCTTGTTGCTGtcaagttaacaaaaaaatgcatcaGCTTG GGAAGTAAATTTGTGAATGAGTATACTGAGGAATTTGATTTGTTCATGATTTGTTATGGTATTGACGAACCGGAGGAGCAAACCATTGCTCGTTACTTGGGCGAGTTGCGAAAAGAGATTCAAGATGTTGTAACTTTGCAGGCATATTGGTCTTATGATGATGTTTACAAGCTTTTAGTCAAAGTAGAGAAGCAAATGAAGCAGAAGGCAAATCGTACAGTCGAGGGATTTG GTTTGGGACATGTGCAAGCTGATTGCCCAAATATAAGCTTTGTTAACTACACAGAAGAGACTTTATCTTGGGAAGACTCAGTGAATGATGATGACACTCCTATATATGATGAATACAAAGATGATGATAAAGGTGTAACATGGAGTGATAAAGGGGAAGCTCTAGTCATTAGACGAAGCATGAACAATTCAAAGATTGAGAACCATGATTGGTTGCACCATAGCATTTTTCATATTAGGTGTACTGCCAGTGGGAAGGTCTGCAATGTCATAATTGATGGTGGAAGTTGTGAAAATGTTATGTCACAAGAAATGGTTGACAAGCTAAAGCTGAAGGTTGAGAAGCGCCCAACTTCTTACAAGCTTGCCTGGTTCAAGAAAGGCAGTGAGGTAAATGTTGATAAGTGTTGTctaatttcattttctattgGTAAATCATACCAAGATGAAGCATGGTGCGATGTAGTACCCATGGATGCGTGTCATTTACTACTGGGACGGCCATGGCAGTATGATCGAAAAGCTATTCATGACGGATACAAAAACACTTACACCTTTGTCAAAGATGGGGTGAAAGTGATTTTGGGGCCATCAAGGAGTGAGGCAGTAGCCAAAAGCAATGCACAGGGGAAAACTACCTTCCTTAGCATGGCAGAATTTATGGAGGAAATGCAGATGGAGACTAATGTATACACACTAGTG cctttgttcaaCGACTTTTATGATGTTATTCCTGAGGAACTTCCAATTGGTTTGCCACCTATGAGGGATACTGAACACCAAATTGACTTCATTCCGGGATCTAATTTACCCAACAAAGCTGCTTACCGAATGAGTCCTACTGAGCATCATGAGTTGCAAAGGCAAGTCAGGGAGTTAGTGGAGAAAGGTCTAATCCGAGAGAGCATGAGTCCTTGTGTTGTCTCAGCTCTTTTGAATCCAATGAAAGACGGGACTTTGAGGATGTGTGTGGACAACAGAGCTATTAATAAGATCACCATAAGGTACCGGTTTCCAATTCCTCGTCCGGATGATTTGTTTGATATGCTAAGTGGCTCTAAGGTGTTTTCCAAGATTGATCTTCGAAATGGGTACCATCAGATTAGAGTGAGACCTGAAGATGAATGGAAGACATCCTTCAAGACTAGAGATGGGTTGTATGAGTGGCTTGTCATGCCTTTTGGGTTATCAAATGCTCCAAGTACTTTCATGCGCCTTATGGTTCACATACTTCAACATTTGATTGG TAGTGTGGttgtttaatttgatgataTTTTGGTGTACAGTTTAAATGAAGAGCAGCATATTGAACACCTCAGGCAAGTGTTGCAAGTTCTGCGAGAACAAAAGTTGTACGATTTgaagaagtgtgagttcttaACTGATATATTGGTGTTCTTGGGTTATGTTGTTTCAAAAGAGGGGATTAAGGTTGATCCAAGCAAGGTGGAGGCTAATCGTAATTGGCCAACTCATGTTAATACTCATGAGGTACGAAGCTTTCATGGTTTAGCTTctttttacaagagttttatCTCAAATTGTAGCTCAATCATAACTCCCCTCACTGATTTACTGAAGAAAGGTGAGTTTGACTGGAATAAGGAGGATGCGAAAGCTTTGAGTTAG